One stretch of Apis cerana isolate GH-2021 linkage group LG8, AcerK_1.0, whole genome shotgun sequence DNA includes these proteins:
- the LOC108001695 gene encoding A-kinase anchor protein 9 isoform X9, translating into MSKAIEDDERRRRSLEAGREMLEKYKAEKANKVQGTNYNQRDEISDEESFQNDKSIGHRESYVHEGVSSRDVTQSSVSMSEGEADGDLEGLAGRVAQLEELLQGKEAIVEALNAEIDHLRAEASSPNSSQSQNSSIPSRDVIPLYHTKLQEFEKAVNQRDNLIEELMWSLQQAISARDNFASQLNALNAMEIPCKDNTNSMNNKSLQEKIDTLEKTLNDQRSMIQKLNSQLAQNLEHVQTLEMEKETRVAEINDYKLQINNLNEQIRVSAADKNLNITETLEQQKQYEARVDKIKQDMQHILKKFTTETNINTTRHQQELKDLAAKHEKEIINIQDKYEEEIKQMKEENKILADRLNKELPDLDTRHAKELSIFQTQLTHYKKTVEALKLELMNRSESQQIAQTELNEYKSKFNEFKVQSERARHILNLENQKEKEMLSEQIKLHKLQLEEITSKYIAVTAILESKESIERSLEQALSNAAILKEENESLKFKLDDLSSRYSAAQSLIENSQTHEKTLSNRIHDLEKSLSRLSGINMSTLSELNETTYQTFDEVAVQYQLTKQKLEEKAELEKLLIQRIEGLEEDIRKSKEELEQTDLIKKSYEKQLKDMKNVCDKYKSELISLKKNELDDQSSLLLEEELKLSNQNMKDTVNDLLLKIEEDQQEIKKFKIILEQKETEFAECIKKMYDLTDKLKKSEQEREQLKNGLATAWAQCAEVEEKLNQTLALNDSKLDISVPSSSYNSALMKQYKLDRIVDDSVSMMHDQSLDKNKTLSEKNENLDNSNKRISLQGKLTFVLEENERLRKELEHLSQQTDYEEIKSKLKYYISLSENLTTEKEQKMEENKVLKKKLDNIYLLKESINQLRSEKEILRKEIETLIHVHDEQINAIKTETTSEIRKVQSLMLGLKEGTTELNDLKIELERRHAKEMEELRMYFEQKCLLMEKQYSEEIFSQQSKKMSDNDSEIADITEDLYFGGAGDCLNVSNISEHNSRLGSPIGDEQSKYSNRNFNTYNKSELEYEIKTLQQELQNKIIEGQEMKLNYEKALEDQKNIYEKELYNNKERKHRFLKNMVNQVLLTIESDVEDNWPIELLELRDKLTGNVKKEMQLLKNTHIEEMQHLKEEHSRTITRMIDCHREELNKIKSEYFQNYCGDRSLLIDNKIFEERNNLTKTCATLKTLIEELIKYFIVCEEEINNTLFTEITKKQLSDSVNNEKIMQLEGATDETEGLKCKELKMSSKKDTLNLSEMIVRKVHFAPKTTEIISIINSNVETLPTILEEDDNITEKLKQELNNCILRLKSESAEILNTSSIEEKLSSKDFWLNKMNEELNLKLHHAETLIMGYQEEIDHQKMTIFDLQRKLVNAENKKETITEGYGENYDVGIDTTLQDFSQLQEKVRHVLSNGGGDCTELLQLIDELSRQSDKLMEEAKKEKEDLQQQIEAADKQLKATRKFLDEQASEREAERDEAAKQIHILQEQLKEREREKERDQRITSEQSTLSPEATSDIPTLQASDIDATVEVLESQMREMSSLMSDTEAKKNETESELKAAIDKIWVLREIITDLEQQLQIKTEKEESLQLQINQLETVIAAQTKNQHELVQELDAVKMGSESKQLNEHIIHLQEELRKHKLSSEQFNVNSAALKQMKTELRDMQNQLDKRIKELESAHMCSSNLSLSQPSEDVSIRDQIDATRCPTPDDPTAPPMLPLDQLLKLKEKMLKHARAEEVAFKRIKDLELQVTALRNQNEELQAEQEILQQTASEQLFQIQSMRGRLEQHKQSAPFAQRQATSRLELQLHEANTKFQSLERTIADKDLELKDMKNQLDRVNQLLQEKQAEIANVVQVESVTIQKLKEHLEVVEEEKKILQAKVGVQEHAQLELPKLIDSMLADKNEEIDHLKEQLSKKEKQLEMYSSLNLDETQLRELARQTEAKNSARTLSDILSIHSECEETTEAIRGINTTQNLPNVSTFKVPFTLKNIDDSIVPLMDNAKMVHPQVPPLDLGSQSLSATSSQQSGMLDLLHSGLELKTSSSENNLSNDKTDYVIQSRQQYIQVQKSPEKHIDEKNDSNSNKSCVQTSIKYTQTSINETLNEMEKLENQLQIMKEELNTKSAILNKKENDLITLQKHYDELQTEFKDVIETLSRDKYFYQNQYELSRVSENKIKKDLQEIENVLKLKDEEIQDHKNKMQMNERIIMELNSENIKLKKNIEEKEQELEQARKYTTLLHEKIKEMQNFRDMILDKDITIETIQTRNIEIENENKQLYEFKTKYQSIKQELLECQNEIQRLTEGLNNRDQIIRRLEEMARRTNVSETSSPSNEKDQEIHHLQEYLKEKDKMIRQMNDDGKNLHKALEIIQNKMKESGNVVELRKKLKDEKKLTAELRDMMDKMSKELSDLKLIAQRSQDDTDIEDMVQRELNLSVHLDKQIMNAIESDTKTHKTECEKQHNSAPYQDMELKLKLIQANKINEELKKLKDDLEIEREMLKCQIAEYENRIFQLKSDLTEESKKVVKLDDELSSEKKLMRMLKIEIEKEHRTMQIEHIRNSELIDFLQNKQKNSLDNEAKLKNELNLLQQEYKNLEMQLSLMKEHVQSQKADDLPKLTDLLENERKKYLLLMENFEKEEKNNVELKDILKKLQMEKNRIEKQLEVEEEKRENLISNLILIEGTKDHLQTDLRRTKEELKAKEEECEWLQKRIKTMSDAETRRQERSTSEHNDLKASRREINNAREVIMDLEADMKQLKRELTESLEREVKLTETVETLKERESDLIKKLTTAKDEEKNFKDMITELQQDIKTYTIRELEITKELKNRFSNENVPAKFLQKIEDLTNINEKYLTEKSILQEKLMKAREEKEQLNQRIKLLEGQVKRSKVPQDLNTREHTEKLQHFYGKFLRADSRRKALAYQKRYLLSIVGGYQLSEENTLSVLAQLTKVQRSYAVIGRNKKSPKVRFRSAILVVISICRMKWLIVRWNTGKRIGVKTLLWNIDQSFLPIQKTAMNHSPPVRDKNTSNGDGGFDGFTLEQYYQRLKNIQQKLGLAMAETGNLQIIPE; encoded by the exons atgagTAAAGCAATAGAAGATGATGAGCGTAGAAGACGCTCTTTGGAGGCGGGTAGAGAAATG ttggaaaaatataaggCAGAAAAGGCTAACAAAGTTCAAGGTACAAATTATAATCAGAGGGATGAAATATCTGACGAAGAATCTTTCCAAAATGACAAATCTATTGGACATAGGGAATCTTac GTACATGAAGGAGTTTCTTCAAGAGATGTGACACAAAGTAGTGTCAGTATGAGTGAAGGAGAAGCGGATGGAGATTTAGAAGGTCTTGCAGGAAGAGTGGCtcaattagaagaattattacaaGGAAAAGAAGCCATAGTAGAAGCTTTAAATGCAGAAATAGATCATTTGAGAGCAGAAGCATCATCTCCAAATTCTTCTCAAAGCCAGAATAGTAGTATACCTAGCAGAGATGTTATACCTTTGTATCATACaaaa ttacaagaatttgaaaaagcaGTGAATCAAAGAGATAACCTAATAGAAGAATTAATGTGGTCTTTACAACAAGCAATATCTGCAAGAGATAATTTTGCTAGTCAATTGAATGCTTTGAATGCAATGGAGATACCTTGTAAAGATAATACTAAttctatgaataataaaagctTACAAGAAAAg attgatACTTTAGAAAAAACTCTAAATGATCAAAGATCAATGATACAGAAATTAAATAGTCAGTTGGCTCAAAACTTAGAGCATGTACAAACACTTGAAATGGAGAAAGAAACTAGAGTTGCAGAAATCAATGATTATaagttacaaattaataatttaaatgaacaaATTCGTGTAAGTGCtgctgataaaaatttaaatattactgaGACTTTAGAGCAACAGAAACAATATGAAGCACGTGtagataaaataaagcaaGATATGCAAcacatattaaagaaattcacaactgaaacaaatataaatactacaCGTCATCAGCAGGAATTGAAAGATCTAGCTGCTAAACatgaaaaggaaataataaatattcaagataagtatgaagaagaaataaaacagatgaaggaagagaataaaattctagCTGATCGTTTAAACAAGGAGCTGCCAGATTTGGATACTAGACATGCCAAAGAACTTTCCATTTTTCAAACACAGTTGactcattataaaaaaactgtAGAAGCTTTGAAACTTGAATTAATGAATCGTTCAGAATCTCAACAAATTGCCCAAActgaattaaatgaatataagtcGAAGTTTAATGAGTTTAAAGTACAATCAGAAAGAGCTcgacatattttaaatctagaaaatcaaaaagaaaaagagatgcTAAGCGAACAGATTAAGTTACATAAACTTCAATTAGAAGAGATtacttcaaaatatattgcagTGACTGCAATTCTTGAATCAAAAGAAAGTATTGAACGTTCTTTAGAACAGGCTTTATCAAATGCTGctatattaaaagaagaaaatgaaagtttaaaatttaagctTGATGATCTCTCATCAAGATACTCAGCAGCACAATCATTAATAGAAAACAGCCAAACTCATGAAAAAACTTTGAGTAATAGGATACatgatttagaaaaatcattatctAGACTTAGTGGTATAAATATGAGTACTTTGAGTGAATTAAATGAAACCACATATCAGACTTTCGATGAAGTGGCAGttcaatatcaattaacaaaacaaaaactCGAGGAGAAAGcagaattagaaaaacttCTAATTCAGAGAATTGAAGGTCTTGAAGAGGATATTCGCAAGTCAAAAGAGGAATTGGAGCAAAcagatttaattaagaaatcatATGAGAAACAActtaaagatatgaaaaatgtgtgtgataaatataaatctgaattgatttccttgaaaaaaaatgagctAGATGATCAGAGTTCCTTACTATTAGAAGAGGAATTGAAGTTATCTAATCAGAATATGAAAGATACTGTTAATGATTTGTTACTTAAAATTGAAGAGGATCAACAAgagattaagaaatttaaaataattcttgaacaaaaagaaacagaGTTTGCAGAGtgtataaagaaaatgtatgATTTAacagataaattgaaaaaatctgAACAAGAACgtgaacaattgaaaaatggaTTGGCCACAGCATGGGCTCAATGTGCAGAGGTAGAGGAGAAATTGAATCAAACCTTAGCTTTAAATGACAGTAAATTAGATATCTCTGTGCCATCATCCAGTTATAATAGTGCCTTGATGAagcaatataaattagatagaaTTGTTGATGATTCTGTTAGTATGATGCATGATCAaagtttagataaaaataaaactttatccgagaaaaatgaaaatcttgataatagtaataaaagaatatcattGCAAGGAAAATTAACATTTGTACTAGAAGAAAATGAACGATTACGAAAAGAATTAGAACATTTAAGCCAACAAACAGattatgaagaaattaaaagcaaattgaaatattatattagtctTTCAGAAAATCTTACCACagaaaaggaacaaaaaatggaagaaaataaagttttgaaaaagaaattagacaatatatatttattaaaagaatctataaatcaattaagatcagaaaaggaaattttacgcaaagaaattgaaacattGATTCACGTTCATGATGAACAAATAAATGCTATAAAAACTGAAACTACATCTGAAATTAGAAAAGTACAATCATTGATGTTAGGCTTAAAAGAAGGCACAACAGAATTAAATGATCTTAAAATCGAATTGGAAAGGCGACACGCAAAAGAGATGGAAGAATTGCGCATGTATTTCgaacaaaaatgtttattaatggaaaaacaatattctgaagaaatatttagtcAGCAATCCAAAAAAATGTCAGATAATGATAGTGAAATTGCTGATATAACtgaagatttatatttcgGAGGTGCAGGCGATTGTTTGAATGTTTCTAATATATCTGAACATAATTCAAGACTTGGTTCTCCAATTGGAGATGAACAatctaaatattctaatagaaattttaatacttacaATAAATCTGAActagaatatgaaataaaaactttacaaCAAGAATtgcaaaacaaaataatagagggacaagaaatgaaattaaattatgaaaaagctTTGGAAgatcagaaaaatatatatgaaaaagaactgtacaataataaagaaaggaaacatagatttttaaaaaatatggtgAATCAG GTACTTTTAACGATCGAGTCGGATGTAGAAGACAATTGGccaatagaattattagaattacgAGATAAACTAACTggtaatgtaaaaaaagaaatgcaacTGCTCAAAAATACACATATTGAAGAAATGCAACATTTAAAAGAAGAGCATTCTCGAACTATAACTAGGATGATTGATTGTCATCGAGAagaacttaataaaattaaatcagaatatttccaaaattattgtGGTGATAGAAGCTtgttaatagataataagatttttgaagaaag aaataatttaactaaaaCATGCGCCACTCTTAAAACtttaattgaagaattgataaaatactttattgtttgtgaagaagaaattaataacacTCTTTTTACTGAAATTACTAAAAAGCAATTATCTGATAgtgttaataatgaaaaaatcatGCAACTTGAGGGTGCAACTGATGAAACTGAGGGATTGAAatgtaaagaattaaaaatgagtTCAAAAAAGGACACATTGAATTTATCTGAGATGATTGTTCGAAAGGTGCATTTTGCTCCAAAAACtacagaaataatttcaataataaacagTAATGTTGAAACTTTACCAACTATTCTAGAAGAAGATGATAatataacagaaaaattaaaacaagaatTAAACAATTGCATACTTCGTTTGAAATCTGAGAGTGCTGAAATTCTTAATACTTCAtcgattgaagaaaaattatcttcgaaagatttttggttgaataaaatgaatgaagaaCTAAATTTGAAGCTTCATCACGCTGAAACTTTAATTATGGGTTACCAAGAAGAAATTGATCATCAAAAAATGACTATTTTCGATCTTCAAAGAAAGCTAGTTAATgcagagaataaaaaagaaacaatcacAGAAGGTTATGGGGAAAATTATGATGTGGGTATTGATACCACATTACAAGACTTTTCACAATTACAAGAGAAag tcaGACATGTATTATCAAATGGAGGAGGAGATTGTACAGAATTGTTACAATTGATAGATGAACTATCTAGACAGAGTGATAAATTGATGGAAGaagctaaaaaagaaaaggaagatttACAACAACAg ATCGAGGCAGcagataaacaattaaaagcaACCCGTAAATTTTTGGATGAACAAGCAAGTGAAAGAGAAGCAGAGAGAGATGAAGCTGCAAAACAAATACATATTCTACAGGAACAACTTAAAGAGCGTGaacgagagaaggaaagagatcAACGTATCACATCTGAA CAGTCCACATTATCACCTGAAGCAACATCAGACATCCCTACGCTTCAAGCATCTGACATCGATGCAACT GTAGAAGTTCTGGAATCTCAAATGAGAGAGATGTCCTCTCTTATGTCTGATAcagaagcaaaaaaaaatgaaactgaGAGTGAACTCAAAGCAGCTATTGACAAAATTTGGGTACTTAGAGAGATTATCACAGACTTAGAACAACAGTTACAAATTAAAACTGAGAAAGAAGAATCTCTGCAATTACAAATCAATCAATTAGAGACTGTGATTGCTGCACAGACTAAAAATCAGCATGAATTAGTTCAAGAATTGGATGCTGTTAAAATGGGTAGTGAAAGCAAACAACTGAATGAACACATTATTCACTTACAg gaggaattaagaaaacataaattaagtTCTGAACAATTCAATGTAAATTCTGCTGCATTGAAACAAATGAAAACGGAACTTCGTGATATGCAAAATCAAttagataaaagaattaaagaattagaatCTGCGCACATGTGCAGTTCTAATTTAAGTTTAAGCCAACCAAGTGAAGATGTATCTATCAGAGATCAAATAGATGCCACACGGTGTCCCACACCAGATGATCCCACTGCTCCACCTATGTTACCTCTTGATcaacttttaaaacttaaagagaaaatgttaaaacacGCTAGAGCCGAAGAAGTAGCTTTCAAAAGAATCAAAGACTTAGAATTGCAAGTGACGGCACttagaaatcaaaatgaa gaattACAAGCAGAACAAGAAATTCTTCAACAAACAGCTTCTGAACAATTATTCCAAATACAATCAATGCGTGGTAGATTGGAACAGCATAAGCAAAGTGCTCCATTTGCTCAAAGACAAGCAACATCTCGTTTAGAATTACAACTTCATGAAgctaatacaaaatttcaatctttggAACGAACCATTGCTGATAAAGATTtagaa ttaaagGATATGAAGAATCAATTAGATAGAGTTAACCAATTATTACAAGAAAAACAAGCAGAGATTGCAAATGTGGTACAAGTAGAAAGTGTTACAATTCAAAAGTTGAAAGAACATCTGGAAGtagtagaagaagaaaaaaaaattctccag gcGAAAGTTGGCGTTCAAGAACATGCTCAATTGGAATTACCAAAACTAATAGATAGTATGTTAGCAGATAAAAACGAGGAAATAGATCATTTGAAAGAACAATtatccaaaaaagaaaagcaactTGAAATGTATTCTTCGCTAAATCTAGATGAAACGCAATTAAGAGAATTAGCACGTCAAACAGAGGCAAAGAACAGTGCACGTACATTAAgtgatatattatcaattcacTCGGAATGTGAAGAGACTACAGAAGCTATTAGAGGAATTAATACAACTCAAAACTTACCTAATGTATCTACTTTTAAAGTTCCATTTACTCTCAAAAATATAGATGATTCAATTGTGCCTTTGATGGACAATGCTAAAATGGTTCATCCTCAAGTTCCTCCTTTGGATCTTGGTTCTCAGAGCTTATCTGCAACTTCTAGTCAACAATCTGGAATGTTAGATTTGTTACACAGTGGCTTAGAATTAAAGACTTCCTCATCagaaaataatctttccaATGACAAAACTGATTATGTTATCCAGTCAAGACAACAATACATTCAAGTGCAGAAATCTCCAGAAAAACATATCGATGAGAAAAAtgatagtaatagtaataaatcttGTGTTCaaacatcaataaaatatactcaAACATCCattaatgaaactttaaatGAAATGGAGAAGTTAGAAAATCAATTGCAGATAATGAAAGaggaattaaatacaaaatcagcaattttaaataaaaaagaaaatgatttaattactttACAGAAACATTATGATGAATTACAAACAGAATTCAAAGATGTAATAGAAACACTTTCTAGagacaaatatttctatcaaaatcaatatgaatTATCACGAGTAtcagagaataaaataaagaaagatcttcaagaaatagaaaatgttttgaaattaaaagatgaagaaatacaagatcataagaataaaatgcaaatgaatgaaagaattataatggagctgaattcagaaaatattaaattgaagaaaaatatagaagagaAGGAACAAGAGTTAGAACAAGCACGGAAATATACTACTTTGCTTCAtgagaagataaaagaaatgcaaaattttagaGATATGATTCTCGATAAAGATATTACCATTGAAACAATTCAAACTCGCAATATTGAgatcgaaaatgaaaacaaacaattatacgaatttaaaaccaaatatcaatcgattaaacaagaattattagaatgtCAAAACGAAATTCAGAGATTGACTGAAGGTCTAAACAATAGAGATCAGATCATTAGAAGATTAGAAGAAATGGCTAGACGCACTAACGTGTCGGAAACATCATCACCTTCTAATGAAAAGGATCAAGAAATTCATCATTTGcaggaatatttaaaagaaaaagataaaatgataagACAAATGAATGATGATGGAAAGAATTTACACAAAGCTTtagaaattatacaaaataaaatgaaagaatctgGAAATGTAGTAGAATTGAGAAAAAAGTTGAAGGATGAAAAGAAGTTAACTGCTGAGTTAAGAGATATGATGGACAAAATGAGCAAAGAGTTgtctgatttaaaattaattgcgc AACGATCACAGGATGATACTGATATTGAAGACATGGTAcaaagagaattaaatttatcagttCATTTAGACAAGCAGATCATGAATGCCATAGAAAGTGATACAAAGACACATAAAACTGAATGTGAAAAACAACATAATTCTGCTCCTTATCAGGatatggaattaaaattaaaactaattcaaGCTAACAAAATCAatgaagaattgaaaaaattaaaagacgatttggaaattgaaagagaaatgCTTAAATGTCAGATAGCAGAATATGAAAATCGTATCTTCCAGCTTAAATCAGATTTGACAGAAGAATCAAAGAAAGTTGTGAAATTAGATGATGAATTATCTTCtgagaaaaaattgatgagaatgttaaagattgaaattgaaaaagaacatAGAACAATGCAAATTGAACATATCCGGAATTCAGAATTAATAGATTTCcttcaaaataaacaaaaaaattctttagatAATGAGGCAAAgcttaaaaatgaattgaactTGCTACAACaggaatacaaaaatttagagATGCAATTGagtttgatgaaagaacatgTACAATCCCAAAAAGCCGATGATTTACCGAAATTAACAGATCTtttggaaaatgaaagaaagaaatatttattactaatggaaaattttgaaaaagaagaaaaaaataatgtagagctcaaagatattttgaaaaaattacagaTGGAGAAGAATCGCATTGAGAAACAACTTGAagtagaggaagaaaaaagagagaatttaataagtaatttgattttaatagagGGAACCAAAGATCATTTGCAAACTGATCTCAGGCGTACCAAAGAAGAACTAAaagcgaaagaagaagaatgtgAATGGTTACAGAAAAGAATCAAGACCATGTCTGATGCAGAAACTAGAAGACAGGAAAGAAGTACTTCTGAACATAATGATCTTAAAGCTTcgagaagagaaattaataatgctAGAGAAGTAATA ATGGATCTAGAAGCCGATATGAAgcaattaaaaagagaattgaCAGAATCCCTTGAACGTGAAGTAAAATTAACTGAAACTGTGGAAACTcttaaagaaagagaaagtgatctaattaaaaaactaactACTGCCAAAgatgaggaaaaaaattttaaagatatgatCACTGAGTTACAGcaagatataaaaacatacaCGATAAGAGAATTAGAAATAacgaaagaattgaaaaataggtTCTCAAACGAAAATGTTCCTGCTAAATTCTTACAGAAGATTGAA gATCTTACGAATatcaacgaaaaatatttgacagaGAAAAGTATTCTTCaggagaaattaatgaaagcaagggaagaaaaagagcaATTGAATCaacgaattaaattacttGAAGGTCAAGTGAAACGAAGTAAAGTACCTCAAGATTTGAACACTCGAGAACATAcagaaaaa ttgcaacatttttatggaaaatttttgcgAGCAGATAGCAGACGAAAGGCTCTAGCTTATCAGAAACGCTATTTGTTATCTATTGTTGGTGGCTATCAATTGTCTGAAGAAAATACTTTATCTGTACTTGCTCAATTGACTAAAGTGCAACGATCCTATGCAGTAATAGGCCGCA